A region from the Riemerella anatipestifer genome encodes:
- a CDS encoding M14 family zinc carboxypeptidase, producing MTNVFSYVKNVNFKNRYISPEKLFVFLKEKYGNVLEQIGTSPMGSPIYMMSIGKGRTNIVAWSQMHGNESTATLAMLDLLESLEYNPSLSEELWQEIKLDFIWMLNPDGSAVWTRRNALDIDINRDFIKESSLEMSLLKEIVLRGDYHYALNLHDQRTIFTTDAVHPATLSFLAPSENVEREITENRKRSMAVIAKIFNKLSLEIPNQIGRYSDEFYPTSTGDNFMKAGIPTVLFEGGHFFDDYIRANTREYYTKALYYALRAMADLKGETGEYEKYFEIPENRETHYDVIYRNVKLNTNFPCVLDVAVQYREVYHEGDEEVSFVPYVVEVGDCSRKKGWKEIDCTGRRFVSDKKYPKLDAVVNFKIE from the coding sequence ATGACAAATGTGTTTTCGTATGTTAAAAATGTAAACTTTAAAAATAGATATATTTCGCCCGAAAAATTGTTTGTTTTTCTAAAAGAGAAGTATGGGAATGTTTTAGAACAGATAGGAACTTCTCCTATGGGAAGCCCCATTTATATGATGAGTATAGGAAAAGGGAGAACCAATATAGTCGCTTGGAGTCAGATGCACGGTAATGAATCTACTGCAACTTTAGCTATGTTGGATTTATTAGAATCTTTAGAATATAATCCATCTTTATCTGAAGAACTTTGGCAAGAGATAAAATTAGACTTTATTTGGATGCTTAATCCTGATGGTTCAGCGGTTTGGACAAGAAGAAACGCTTTAGATATAGATATTAACAGAGATTTTATTAAAGAGTCTTCTTTAGAAATGAGCCTTCTAAAAGAAATAGTTTTGAGAGGTGATTATCACTATGCTCTTAATTTGCACGACCAAAGGACTATTTTTACAACGGATGCGGTTCATCCTGCGACTTTATCTTTTTTAGCACCATCTGAAAATGTAGAGCGAGAGATTACGGAGAATAGAAAGAGAAGTATGGCGGTAATTGCTAAAATTTTTAACAAATTATCATTGGAAATTCCAAATCAAATAGGGCGTTATTCAGATGAGTTTTACCCAACTTCTACGGGAGATAATTTTATGAAAGCAGGAATTCCTACCGTTTTGTTTGAAGGTGGGCATTTCTTTGATGATTATATTCGTGCAAATACGAGGGAATATTACACTAAGGCTCTTTACTACGCTCTGAGGGCGATGGCTGATTTAAAAGGAGAAACTGGCGAATATGAGAAGTATTTTGAGATTCCAGAAAATAGAGAAACTCATTATGATGTTATTTATAGAAATGTAAAACTAAATACTAATTTCCCTTGTGTGCTAGATGTAGCAGTACAATATAGGGAGGTCTATCATGAAGGAGATGAGGAAGTTAGCTTTGTGCCTTATGTGGTAGAGGTGGGTGATTGTAGTAGAAAGAAAGGTTGGAAGGAAATAGATTGTACAGGTAGACGCTTTGTGAGTGATAAAAAATATCCTAAATTAGATGCCGTTGTTAATTTTAAAATAGAATAA
- a CDS encoding dihydrolipoamide acetyltransferase family protein gives MAEYKLLLPSMGEGVMEATIISWLFNEGDFVNEDDSVVEIATDKVDSDVPTPVSGKIVKILKQKDEVAQVGEAIAILETEGGSAVSDTTQEAPKVVETAEEVPSADVIKTIEAPLNESKVEFSGDLYLSPLVKSIVQEENISEAELKTIQGTGLEGRITKEDILKYVENRGQSSSPVKKQEVPQVVAPSSASAVSSMPVSTSEGDEVIQMDRVRKIIADSMVRSKHTAPHVSSFIESDVTNVVKWRNKYKNVFQQREGEKLTFMPIFVRAVVKAIQDYPMINVSVDGDKIIKKKNINIGMATALPDGNLIVPVIKNADQLSLSGLAKAINDLAHRARNKKLKPEDTQGATYTISNIGSFGNLMGTPIIPLPQVAILAVGAIVKKPAVLETPEGDVIAIRQKMFMSHSYDHRVVDGSLGGMFLKSVHDYLENWDLDTEI, from the coding sequence ATGGCAGAATATAAATTATTACTTCCTTCAATGGGAGAAGGTGTTATGGAGGCCACTATTATCTCTTGGCTATTTAACGAGGGCGACTTCGTAAACGAGGACGATAGTGTAGTGGAAATAGCAACAGACAAAGTAGATTCAGATGTACCTACTCCTGTTTCGGGGAAGATTGTTAAAATTTTAAAACAAAAAGACGAAGTAGCACAAGTAGGAGAAGCTATTGCGATATTAGAAACAGAGGGAGGAAGTGCCGTGTCAGATACTACTCAAGAAGCACCAAAAGTAGTTGAAACTGCAGAGGAAGTTCCTAGTGCTGATGTTATAAAAACAATAGAAGCACCTCTAAATGAGTCGAAAGTAGAGTTTTCAGGAGATTTATATCTGTCGCCTTTAGTGAAATCTATTGTTCAAGAGGAAAATATTTCAGAAGCTGAATTAAAAACTATACAAGGTACAGGTCTAGAAGGTAGAATTACCAAAGAAGATATATTAAAATATGTGGAGAATAGAGGTCAATCTTCTTCACCTGTTAAGAAGCAGGAAGTGCCTCAGGTGGTTGCACCTAGTAGTGCGTCTGCGGTGTCTTCTATGCCTGTAAGTACTTCTGAGGGAGACGAAGTGATACAAATGGATAGAGTTAGAAAAATTATTGCTGATTCTATGGTGCGTAGTAAGCACACGGCTCCTCATGTAAGTTCGTTTATAGAGAGTGATGTTACTAATGTTGTAAAATGGAGAAATAAGTATAAGAATGTTTTCCAACAGAGAGAGGGCGAAAAACTTACTTTTATGCCTATTTTTGTGAGAGCAGTAGTGAAGGCTATTCAGGATTATCCAATGATTAATGTTTCTGTAGATGGAGACAAAATCATTAAGAAAAAAAATATCAATATAGGCATGGCAACAGCTTTACCAGACGGAAATCTTATTGTGCCTGTAATTAAAAACGCAGACCAATTATCGTTGAGTGGTTTGGCTAAAGCTATCAATGATTTGGCTCATCGTGCGAGAAACAAAAAACTAAAACCAGAAGATACTCAAGGCGCTACTTATACTATTTCTAATATTGGTTCTTTTGGCAATTTAATGGGTACACCAATTATTCCTTTGCCTCAGGTGGCTATTTTGGCAGTAGGAGCTATTGTTAAAAAACCTGCGGTACTAGAAACTCCAGAGGGCGATGTAATTGCGATTAGACAGAAAATGTTTATGAGTCACTCTTATGACCACCGTGTGGTAGATGGTTCTTTAGGTGGAATGTTCTTAAAATCGGTTCACGATTATTTAGAGAATTGGGATTTGGATACAGAAATTTAA
- a CDS encoding protein-L-isoaspartate(D-aspartate) O-methyltransferase, producing MKDTFVHKGKRKILVEYLREKLGICDENVLSAIGALPRHFFMESVFEDYAYEDRAFPIAAHQTISHPSTVAEQTELLQVEKGEKILEIGTGSGYQAAVLMVMGAKVYTIERQKKLFDFSKKMFKILGLRPHFQSFGDGFLGLPTFAPFDKIIVTCGAETLPVELLKQLKVGGKMVIPLGALEEQILYRFIKISETEIEKETFGVYKFVPMLGDTDGV from the coding sequence ATGAAAGATACATTTGTACATAAAGGAAAACGGAAAATACTGGTAGAATATTTAAGAGAAAAATTGGGTATTTGTGATGAAAATGTGCTATCAGCGATAGGAGCATTGCCTCGTCATTTTTTTATGGAAAGTGTTTTTGAGGATTACGCTTATGAAGATAGAGCTTTTCCTATTGCTGCACATCAGACGATTTCTCACCCTTCTACTGTGGCGGAACAAACAGAATTATTACAGGTAGAAAAAGGAGAAAAAATATTAGAAATAGGCACAGGTAGCGGCTATCAAGCAGCAGTTCTTATGGTGATGGGAGCGAAAGTCTATACTATTGAAAGACAGAAAAAACTATTTGATTTTTCTAAAAAGATGTTTAAAATTTTAGGGCTTCGTCCACATTTTCAAAGTTTTGGAGATGGTTTTTTAGGGTTGCCTACTTTTGCTCCGTTTGATAAAATTATTGTAACCTGCGGGGCTGAAACTTTGCCTGTGGAATTATTAAAGCAACTTAAAGTAGGAGGTAAAATGGTCATTCCGCTAGGGGCTTTAGAAGAGCAGATACTTTATAGATTTATCAAAATTTCTGAAACAGAAATAGAAAAGGAAACTTTTGGGGTGTATAAGTTTGTTCCAATGTTGGGAGATACAGATGGTGTTTAA